The DNA sequence agaacattaaacaacattttccacttatgattcagttactggtttggtccgtAACAGGTCAGAAAAATGTCTTGTGATTAAACACAAAGCTAATCAGTGCTTTCATGGGGGACAAAAAGAATAATCTGAGAATCcgttgagaagctgaaattgTGAATAGTTGGACAATttttgaaagttaaaaaaaagctttaaacaATGATTCGattatcaaaatatttgctgagTTCCCACCTGATAACCAATGAGTGGATTCATTGTTGCACCTCTACTTGAAATGTGGAGTTGGTGCAGATGGACATTAAGATGGACAGCAAAACTATCGAGTAAATGCTCAAAAAGCTTTCCAATATGCCAGGGAGCCACAGAGTGAAAAGCGCTTTAAATTGTCTTTAATGGCTGTACATTCTCAATAAActattgttgtaaaaaaaacaagaaacggTTGTCGTCGTCATAAagacagtaaaaaacaaacaacctaaTCTTGATCCTCATCCTTTTTGctcttttccttctttttgtcAACATTCTCCTTCTCCCCGTCCTGTTCCCTGTCCTGTTCCTCGTcctcgctgctgctgctgctgctgtcgtCTCTGTCATCAAACGTGTTCTCCTCTTGCGCAACTTTGCTCCCCTCACAGTTCTCCGGCCCGTCTTTGGCGGCAGCAGCGtccgtctcctcctcctcctcgtccctCACAGCCTTTTCTCGAAGGTTCTGGTCCCGGTCGTCGTCCGtctgctgcttcttcttccACATCTTGGCCATGGCGAGCAGCTTGAGGTTGGGCTGGTTGGCGGCGTCCTCGGGGAAAATGTAGTCGTAGTACTCCTCCCAGCCCGCGTCCGACTGCGGCCACAAAGACAAAATGTCACCATCGGGAAGAAAcggaaaaatgacattttcttacATGAATTCCTACTCgcaaatagaaagaaagaaaaaccaTTCAGAACAATGTTTGCACGTGACCAATCAATGGGAACGGAGCAAATGGTTTGACCCCCAAACCCAAGCGTGATCCccaggaaggaaagaaaggtgACGTACGCCGTCTTCTGCCGTGagcttcctcctcttcttgacCTTCTCGGGCAGCAGCTTCCCGACGCGCTCCACGTCGCCGTCCGAGCTGAACTCGGCCTCGAAGTCCTTCCAGGCCTCGAGCAGCATGAGTcgctcctccttctcctcgcAGCTCCTCATGCTCTTGTTGGCCTCCTCGAAGATCTGCCGGCACCTCTGCAGCCGCTCGCCGCCTTCCAGCGACAACTCGAACTTGGCGTAGCTGATCCAAACCTTGACGTGTTGCGTGCGCTGCAGCAGCCTTTTGTAAAGGTTCCTGGTGTTCCCAAACTCCTCCTGCTCGATTTCAAAGTCGATGTAGGACTTCCACAAAACCTGAACGACAAGGACggggttttccttttttttcatgcctgACTTCAATGAacgtcaaatgttttttttgccctcCTGTGTTTGATGCTGAATATTTTGGTTAGATTTGGCGTTTGGGACGAAGGTACCTCGGGCATGTCCAGCCGCGGCTGTCCAATGGCCAGCTCGAAGATGGCTCGCGCCCGGTCCACGTCGCCCAGGATGGTCTCCAGTTCGGCAAATTTGATCCAGGTGGTGCAGTTTTCCGGCGTAAACTCCAGATATTTCTGGTAGAGCTTGCGGCAGCGGTCAAACTCGCGCAGCTGAAGCTCCAGCTCGATGTAGCCCTTCAGCAGTTTGTTCTTCGGACATTTGCCGATCGCCGTGCCCTGAAGAGACCAAAAGTTAGGATGCGGATGCGTGTGTTGCATCGATCCCGGATCTTAAGGCTGGCCGATAAATGATTTCATCCATTGAAttagaaatgacatttttgtaaggggttaaaaaaaatggagatttGTTATCAGGCAACACGTTTGGCGTGCTTACGACAAGAGATGTAACCATCGCCGaacatcacaatattgtggggaggttggtgatataaaaaaaaaaaaaaaaaaaaactcaagatattgcccaaaatatatataattgactatatttgctggtatgactgatttacacGAGAGATCATCACCGCAGTGGCCAAAAcgttcctaattaaaattaaatggcACTAAtaaaccaccagagggtgctagaactacaCAAATAGTATTCTAACTTCACccttttaacagatgtgctgcttttaatatcgcgacATGACAGCGACGAGATTGTGGCAATTTCAATATCACGACATCGCAGTTATCGTTCCATCCGCTACTTACGccattggaaagaaaaatgcGAGTCGTACCATGACCTTTCTGGCACCCTGCAGGTTCTTCTGCCGGATTTCAAACTGACCGTACAGCAGCCAGATCTTTGCAAAGGTGAACTGAGACACACAAGATGGCCGTCAAGTGAAGTGGCCGAAAAGACACGATCCTTTATCGTCATCCGACTGATTACCTTTTTGTGAGGGATCAGATCCAAACAGGCCTGATACACTTGCCTTGTCCTGTCCTCGTCCTGTCCACAAGCAAAAGtgtctcaatcaatcaatccttTTCAAAATGATCAGAATGAAACCGTAAATGTGTCCTCTAGAGGGCGCTGTGGCTCATTGGTGCTGCTTTCTGCTCCAACCTCACCATGACCTCCAGTTCTTCATAGAGGGCGTAGTTGATCCACAAGTAGATGTAGCGTCTCCAGTGGCGCTTTTCCTGGATGGGCGGCACGTTGGCGATGGCGCGCTCGTACACCTCTCGCACCGTGTCGGCTTCGGCGTCACTCTCCACCAACCGCAGATAATCGAACCAGGCGTCGTAGTTGTGCGGGTTGGCCTTGGCGTGCAGACGCAGGTGAGAGAGGACGCCATTGAATACGACATCAAGATCCACTCGAGCGGCAAGCGTTGCCTTCCGCCTACCTTGACTTCCTCCTCGTACTGGAACCTCCTTTTGCTGACGATCACGTCCTCGATCCCTCGTCGGTCTCCAAATTTCTTCTCAAACATGGTGTAGTTCTTGAAGAGCTCCTGGGCCTGCTGCTTGGGGATCCGGTCCAAAGCGTACTTGTAGATCACGCGCACGCGCTCAAACTGACCAGGGACAAACACGGGGAACACTCGCGTCAGTCcgaactgattttttttcccttcttcaaccgTCCATCCAAAATGACATCTTCTCTCACATATCCGCGATTCACATCATTTTGCGacccaaaaaaagtcacatggaacataaaaaaaagaaaagaatgtgCCAAAAGAAACTATGTTGTGGACCGACCTCCTTCTGAGTCTCCTCAAACTTGGCGAAGGCAACAAAGAGGTTTTCATCCACGTGCTCCTCGCCGAAGAACTCCACGGCGCGCTCGTACACTTTCCTGCTGTGAGCGATGTAGCCGTGTTTGTCCTCGAAGCGAGCGTACTTGATCCAGTTCTTCACCTCGGGGTGGACCATGACGAGTACGCACCAGTTAAGGACATTTCTGCATCGACCAATATTgactgctgctgcttcttctttttttttttattctgacagCCGACAAGAGATCAATTTAAATCTGTGTTTACGTCAGGGATCGAGCAAATCTGAAAACATTtcaagacatttcaacaaagatAAGAGTTGGAggttgtatttaaaaacatttcgagaccaatattttctcttttaccaAAAACGTATATGGTCCCCAAATTTCGATTTATCGGTCTCCTCAACTACTACTAATCAGGACGGGTCATATTGATTTATCTTTACTTAAGAGCCACCGAATAGTGTGGTAAAGGTGGTAAACGCCTAACATAccggggaggaaaaaaagaagagcagacTCTTTTATCaccctacaaaaaaaatactgatatcGTTTGCCTTTTTTGACtataaaacaaccccccaaaaagaggACTGACTTTTGGCAGCAAATGCGGATGTGATTGGGAAAGATACGCCAGCTGGTGTGAGAGCGGAAGATGCAAAGGGCAGGGAGGGATGTGAGCCCAAAAGGGACCAACGAAAAAAAAGCACCAGTGGGAGCGTGAGAAGGATATATCGCTCGTAGATGCTGCGGCCTTTGTCCACCTCCTTGTAGCGCAGCTCAAAGTTGATGTACGAGTGCCAGGCCTGCTCCTCGGGCTCCCACTCCATCCAGCGCTCAAAGGCCTGCCTGCAGCCCGCCACGTTGCCCAGCATCTCCTCCATGTACGTGTACTTGTACCTGCCGTCCATCAACGTCGCTGTGAAAATGCCCCCCGATGGCGCTGTTGCGTTTTGTAGTTTTACCAGAACTGGTTGACGCGGGGCAGGATGGTGATGGCTCGGTCCCAGATGTTGCGTGCGTGGTTCACCTGCCGGCTCTTCATCTCCATCTCGGCGTACTTTAGCCACAGGGTCACGTTGCGGTGGTCCACGTCCAGCGCACGCTCGTAAATGGAGCGAGCCCTAAAGTGGCGCACAGGATGGAGATCATcgatgacatttgcacatttgaTATCAAACAAAACGGAAGTAATCGAGCGATCaaaatgtgattggttggttCCCTTTGCTAATACAGTTCATAAGTTACATGAGCCAGAACTACCAATTGCGAAGATTACATTGACATGGCAAATCTGATTTGACAAAGCAAGCTGACATTCATAAACACGCACTGGAAGCAGAATGTTTGGAAGAACTACCTCTGGATCTCCGTCAGGCTTTCCTCCCATTGTGCGTATTTTATCCAGTTACTGATTATAGTGCGGTTCTTTCGGATGTTGTCCTCAAACGCCTGCAAAGTAAACAAAGTCTCGGGAGCTGTTGGGGAAAAGGACGAGGAGATTTTCGAGTAAATTGTTTTGTGGCTGCACACCTTCCGCTTCCTCAGCTTGTAGTCGTTGAGTTCTTCCTTGTCGGTGATCTTTTGTTTTGGTGGCGGCGGCAGAAGTTCGAGTTCTCGTTCTTTTGCTTCCCTGAGAAGCTGCTCGGCGGTGATCTGCACCTCCGCCGGAGCTTTATTCTTCAcctgaaatacaaaaatatttaatagccACCTCGTTGATCCCCCCGCCACCCCAAccatcccccccgccccccaaagtCCAAGAGCTGCTTGAtagaattagcattagcattcgcTCAACCTTCTCGTTTGCGTTTCATTTTACCTTCGCCACCTTCGGTATTCGCTGCTTGCCAGCCGCCGTCGAAGCCATTTTTCCAACCCAAAGTTTAAGAATCTAGtcgatttatatatttaaaattccCCCCGAAAGTCAACAAGTCAGAGAGGCGCCGAAACGTTTTGTAGTCGAGCACACGCGAGCCACCATGAGATTCCCAGAATGCTTTGCGACTTCCGGTTAccatagttattttttattaaaaaaaaaaaaataaacaggtcTTAAGTTTTTATCTTGACACACCAGGCATTAGAttgtatttctttaaatgtttttttctcaccaCTCTATTTAAAATAACATCCATGACGTCGCCTTGACAGGAACCAGAATGCGTTACAACCGCCTGTTACCATAACAACGACGTTTGCGTCCCAAGAACTACAAATGTGAAGGCGTTAGGACTTCGAAAAGTatgttttaacatgttttttcctcactAATTTATCTTCAAACTCAACAACTGGCATCACCTGGGACAACGAGTCGAGTTAATTGCTATAAACTACAAAGTAGGTCAATCCAACATTTTATTCAGGCTTTAGGGCTTGTGTGGCGTGTTTATTTGTCACCACGGGTGTTTTATTTGTGAAATCATTAGCTGAAGCAGGAGACGTTTGAAGACTATGAAGAACACGATTACCTCAAGCAGAGGTCAAGTGGCCAGAGTAACCGTCAGGAGGAGTGAATGTGCGGACGCCGAGGCCATTGAAGGTCTCATCAGCCCTGAAGCCTTGGAGCTTTTTGGACCAATCGATGTCCTTCAAGTCCTGTAAGTACAAACCCCGACTGACCAAATGTGCAGCCGAACGGCCGTGATGACTTTGGTCTTCTTAACGTGGCGTAGGGAGAAGGCCAACCTGGCGGTGACCTTGGCCGACGAGGAGGGCCAGGTGGTGGCCCACGCGTCCTTCTTTGACCATCCCGCTGAAGCGCTGGTTGATACGTCTCACTGGGAAACTTTCCTCTGCAAGCACTTCAAAGCCGACGCCTTGACGGTGTGAATATTGGTGCAAAACACACCGTGCTAGCATGTGTGTGGAACTTGtaaccttcttcttcttcttcttcttgttcagCCGTGGAATACGCTCTTCCTTCATCTGTTCGTGTCCCAGACCGACTTCTCCACCGCAAGCTTTCAGCACATCCTCAGGTTCCTTCACTGCAATTTCACGTGCACAGTTGTTGAGAATTGCTGATATAgattgtgtgttgtgtgtcatACAGTGCCGTGTTTGATACCACTGCTGAGCTGGAATTCGTGTGCCTGCTGAGCTCAACATCTGTCCGCTTAGGTAAATCTTCTCATTCAAGAATGTACAGTGGACTAGTGGGTAAaacgtctgcctcacagctcCGAGCTTCCGGGTTTGgctctcattcattcattctatcAACTCGGCGTGCGTGTGCAGAAGCAGCACTGGAGGAGTTGTTGGAGCCTTTGGAGCGTCTGCCTGAAGAAGCAGCAGCAACATCTGGGTTGAGGGTGTCGGTGTGTCACAGACGAAGACTTTGTCCAAGACTTTTTGTCCGGCCTGCAAGGTCATTCCATAtcagtgcacacacacaagcaaaattATTGCTTTTGAATATTGTGGTTGCTGCAGTGATTATTTTTGGCCACTGGTGGGCACAATTGATTTGATTTAGGTCGACACTAATCCACTAGTTGACTTTTTCATTAGGCACACAGTGTAAAGAGTTCAATCAAACATTGTGTGCGTCAGGGTGGAGGATCACGATGACGTCATGCACATCGTGGCTCAGCAGACGAAGATTCTGACAACCATGCATCGGCCGTACTTCCTGTCGGAGCTCATCGAGGCGCAGGACGAGAACAACCACGCCGCCGTGTGTGAGGTGTGTTGTTGGCGTCCGTGTATTAAATTAGCTAAGAATGGAAGTCTGAAATGATCCCAAACACTGGTTCTCCCTGGCTCACGCTTATTGCTACCCGAGTTTGCAGTAACAGTCCATGTGGAAAAATagtcgcacacacacaaaaaaatccatgaCGCACTGAAACTGCAAAAAGTGAAATGTGATAGAGTGAATATGAACATATGCAACTATTTTTCAATGTATGTTAAGAAATGATTTGGTGGTTTTGGGGGGAACGATTGTAACAAAAATCTTTTTGAACTGGAAtcattttttgattcaaaagatTAGAGTGTACCAATCAAATCgttatattttgaaatatttggagTCACATATCGAATCGTCTCTTAATGGAGAGATATCTCTTAGAAGGAAATggcacatatacagtactgaaaagttcattcaaatgtaaaataacaagaaaaaagtaattgcaTGATACCCTCTCAAACTGAACTGTATCTTATTGAATGGAATTCTAATCCCACTGAGTTGAACAAAATGGAATTGTTCTACTTTCAAATTGAACCGTCCTTGAATCATTTCTCACACATTCATTTCCTAAcggcttatcctcacgagggtcacgGACCGgctggagcctttcccagctgTCAACGGgcgagaggcagggtacacccggAAACTGGtcgtcagccaatcgcagaatTTCACACCCCACGTATCAAATCGTCTTTTGAGGAGAGATGCACTCCTGTAGTAcaaagtgaagacaatttgtGATTTGGGTGTGGTAAATAAATGGTATGAATTTTCTGccaaaactaaaagaaataaattTCTCCGCCAAAAAAGTAGACACACTACACGGCGGGCCAGATACCTGTTCTGTAGTATTTGTGCATCGTTGACGTCAGTCCAAAACGGTGACGGTGCCCGCTGGCACTCTCCTGATGCTTTGACGGGACGTCAAAATCCTGCCAGGTTTTTTTCCCTGCTGGCAACGTACGCGAGACAGCACAGTATGTCACAAAAAGGCCACAAGCAAGCAAGCCGAAaggttgtcaaaatgttgatgttgCCGATGATGACCACGACGATGATGTTGTCGTCCCGGCAGTGCGACGGCACCATCACCGGTTTCGTCAGCGTGACCGCGGAGGTGGACGTGAGGCGACTGCAGGAACATTTCAACCTGAAACATTTTGGCGGTTTGTGCAAAGCCAAGCAGGACGACGAGGACGAGGCTGATCCTCATCCTGACAAAGCAGAGAAACCGCCACAAGAACCGCAGAAAGAACCGCTAGAAGAACCGCTAGAAGAAACTGATTCAGAAGGAGAACAAGAAtcccaggttaaaaaaaagtcataattatgGTGGTCAGCCaaagtatttagtgtatttggACCTTTGATAAATGGTAGTAGTAGAGgaatttgatcattttgacTGATTGTTGTCCTcaggaggaagacgaggaagaGGTTCTGTCTTCATCATCTGAAGAAACCTCAGGGGAACCCAACGCCTTCTGTATCCAGTTCTTCTTCTCGGAGAAGAACTACGAGATAAGGTGAGATCAGGAAcagactctttttttgttttgtttttctcagagGTGAGTTTTTCCTTGAGTGTCTTCCTGAGAATGTCACAACTGGTCCTCCCCTGCCAAAGGTCACATGTCCGTCCACTACACCAGCTGGTCTTGAGTTGATGGAAGACCGttgtgttgccatggcgaccagtAACTTGGCCCAAACATTGTTTcactcctcttcttcttctcttccagCTCTTTGGACTTGATTCCATACATATTCCAAGTCTTCCCAGTAAGCACGCACCTCCTCCCTAACACGGCTCAACAATGACAACTCCGTTATGTAACATGCACATAACACAAACATAACCAGCTGTTGGAAATGTCCATCAGGATCTGGACTTCTGCATCATCACAGTCCCGACGTTGTCTCCGGACTTCCCGCTCCTGCAAAACTTCCTGAGAGTTCCTCCGCGACCCGGCAGCCTGTTGCCCGCCGACCTGTACATCCTGCACCGTGACGGGCTGAGGTGGGCTGCGCCAGGAGGCCCCGCTGGCACGTGGTAAACGTGACGCTATGCCTTCTGGGATGTTCTTGCAGGAGCGTCAAAGTGCGAGCGGCGGTGGAGTCCGACAGGGACGCCGTGGCCAACCTGGCGACCGGCGTGAAGATAGGAAGAGATGCCCTGCTACAAGATCTGGACCTCATCCTCGACAACCAAATGGACAAGGTTGGTAGTGGTACGCACTCGCACAACAGCCTGACCCTGAGGCCGCTTGATATGGGCATTGGAAAGTCGTCACTTTCAGCAACAAGAGCCAGAGAACCAAAGTGGCGATGATTGGGTTGAGCTTCTTCTTCAACAGCCGCCCCAGCTGTGACTGCCGCTGTTCCAACACAGTCACAATTACTGACCTGACGCAAGTCTCCCCACAGGCCGAGCGTCCTCCGCAGGCCTTTGTGGCCGACGTCGACGGGACCGTGGTCGGGACGCTGATCATCAAAGACGAGGAGGTAATCCTAAtaccaattaactcattcactggcagccattttgactgaagcaaccccctttgcgctaggctgttttactggattttgactgattttgcaaggcccacaaaatattgtgttctattgctataaaaacatggaaactaccaaaaggaaggttagagtcttttctttcatcaggaaaaaaagtagtataGTTTCTGTTTtccagcaattagtattagaatatagctaagtttaatcatgattcaaaaatctgttcaaaactgtgggggaaagagccttttgcgacatggccctggttgatctcttatactctgctgccacctgcttgtcgtttttgtaattactacaatTGCTTCAGGCATTCtccagttgagaggctgcatcaaaaccttctgtattctctatttctctaagaaaaaaagtttttttgttgctggATCTGTTTGCAACAGTTGTCTGTTGTGGCCCCCGTCAGGACATGGAGTACATCCGGGCCCGCTACAATATCGAGAACTTCATCTACTACAGCCATCACGGTGACCACGAACACGCTCAGCTACGCCACTTTGTGCTCCACCGCTGCTTCCAACACTTCAGCAGACATTTCTTCAAGGAGACGCTCCGTCAGGCCCGCAAGTCCAACCTCTACCACCGCGTGTATCCACTCAGCCTGGCCCAGCAGGTCCGCAGGACGCTCCGCGGCCTCACTTTCGCCAACCTCCTTGGAGAATGGGGTTTGGATTCCAGCTCAACGCGTTTCCACTTGTGCTCTCAGGACTGCTGCGTGCATCATCTGGACTTTATCCTGGACTGTGCCGTGCCCGTGCGTCCCCGGCGTCAGATCATCTACCCCCTCAAGGAGCTCGGCGCCAACGCGCCTGCCAGCTGCATCACTGACGAACAGGTGGGCTGACACTCAAGGGAGCAGATTCAACATTTACAAACCAAGTTTGACTCATTC is a window from the Vanacampus margaritifer isolate UIUO_Vmar chromosome 19, RoL_Vmar_1.0, whole genome shotgun sequence genome containing:
- the crnkl1 gene encoding crooked neck-like protein 1 — encoded protein: MASTAAGKQRIPKVAKVKNKAPAEVQITAEQLLREAKERELELLPPPPKQKITDKEELNDYKLRKRKAFEDNIRKNRTIISNWIKYAQWEESLTEIQRARSIYERALDVDHRNVTLWLKYAEMEMKSRQVNHARNIWDRAITILPRVNQFWYKYTYMEEMLGNVAGCRQAFERWMEWEPEEQAWHSYINFELRYKEVDKGRSIYERFVMVHPEVKNWIKYARFEDKHGYIAHSRKVYERAVEFFGEEHVDENLFVAFAKFEETQKEFERVRVIYKYALDRIPKQQAQELFKNYTMFEKKFGDRRGIEDVIVSKRRFQYEEEVKANPHNYDAWFDYLRLVESDAEADTVREVYERAIANVPPIQEKRHWRRYIYLWINYALYEELEVMDEDRTRQVYQACLDLIPHKKFTFAKIWLLYGQFEIRQKNLQGARKVMGTAIGKCPKNKLLKGYIELELQLREFDRCRKLYQKYLEFTPENCTTWIKFAELETILGDVDRARAIFELAIGQPRLDMPEVLWKSYIDFEIEQEEFGNTRNLYKRLLQRTQHVKVWISYAKFELSLEGGERLQRCRQIFEEANKSMRSCEEKEERLMLLEAWKDFEAEFSSDGDVERVGKLLPEKVKKRRKLTAEDGSDAGWEEYYDYIFPEDAANQPNLKLLAMAKMWKKKQQTDDDRDQNLREKAVRDEEEEETDAAAAKDGPENCEGSKVAQEENTFDDRDDSSSSSSEDEEQDREQDGEKENVDKKKEKSKKDEDQD